The genome window TTATGCCTTACCTCTTGCAGCATATCTGCTTCTTCTATCGCTTTTGGTATACTTTGCTTTGAGGTGTCCTGCAATTCCCCTCCAATTAGAAATTCATCCAGTATGAAATAGGCCTTTTCAAAATTAAAGATGATGTCTAGTTCACAGACCTAAGAAAAAGCACCAAAATTACCAGTTTACTGAACCCATAGTGAAGGGTTGAAGTAATTTGTTAatataaataattaaataaatagttCTGTAGCTGTGCCTTCCTCAAAATATTCTAATTACATATTTGGTGCAGCTAAATGCTAAGTATTCTGGTTGCTATTGAATTATACAATATTTATCCCGAGTGATTTTTCTTTGTTAGCATTATATCTTCAGTTCTTTGAAGCACAACAGTACCAGGAATGATGTTTCATTTGCAAGCTTTTCATTTTACACTATTATTTTAGAATGAGCCAGAGGGTTAATTGGCAAAGCAGTTAGTATCTTTCCATTCTAGGATGGAAGTTTAAATCCAACCCAAACTAATTTGATAAAGTCTATCCACGCTCTCTCATTCCCAAGTGAAATTAATTCAGTCTCATCATGCATCTGGTGGTACAGACTAGCCAGTATTTATTCTTGATTGGGTATGGTCCAGTGCAGTTTGAGATGTGCTTTGAAATTATTGCTGAGGGACATTGATGGGATGTTTACTTTATCTTCATTTCTAATCCATAGCCTGCATATTCATGCAAAAATGAAACAAATGGACATCATCTTGATAACCACGAAATTCAGTTAAAAGAAATACAAATTCAGAATTAGAATTTGCATCCTTTAGAGGAAACTAAAAATTCAATGTCAAGAATATTCTCATAGCTTTGCACTTATAGATGCTGATTGGTCTGCTCAGTATTTTCATACAAATCTAGAATATGTGTGTGATGTACACTCTACACAAAGGCACCCCGAACTCTGTTCTTGGCTGATTTATGTTCTGGTGGTAGTTTACCATTGTCTGCCACTTATtatggggcatggtggcacagtggttagcactgctgcctcgcagcgctatggacccgggttcgattcccggcttgggtcactgtctgtgtggagtttgcaggttctcccagtgtctgtgtgggttccctccgggtgctccagtttcctcccacagtccaaagatgtgcgggttaggttggtcggccatgctaaattgctccttaatgttagggggaccagctagagtaaatgcatggtgtaatagggattgggcctggctaggcttgtggtcagtgcagactcgatgggccgaatggcctccttctgcactatgggattcTATGGCGAGGAGAAAGACCCCAGGCTGCCTCAGCCAGAACAAGAATCGTACCTCCGCTGTTGGCATAATCCTGAACCACAAGCTAGCCATCTATTCAGCTGAGCTATATGGCTCCCAAATCTAAAGTAACTTTGTAGAAAATAGTTTTTTGGATTGAACAGATAACAGTCTGCATAAAAAGAGCAGTGGTTTTTGAAGTCTCTTTCtcacagttctagtcaccttattaaagaaaggataatattaaactagaaagagtgcagagaagatttactaggatgctaccaggacttgatggtttgagttataaggagaggctggatggactgggactatTTTTCCTGGAGCGTAAGGGGCTTGGgaatgatcttataaaggtctataaaataatgaggggcatagatcagctaaatagtcaacatcgtttcccaaatgtaggggagcctaaaaccaatggacatgggtttaagatgacaggggagagatacagaaggatccagaggggcaattttcttcacacagagggtggtgagtgtctggaacaagctgccagaggtagtagtagaggcgagtacaattttgtgtttacaaaagcatttagacagttacatgggtaagatgagtatagagggatatgggccaaacacggacaattggggctagcttaggggttttttaaaaaaggggcagcatggacaagttgggccgaagggcctgtttccatgctgtaaatctctatgactctataagtaagAATACTATTAACTAATATGGCTATGCAGTTTTAGGTATATTAAATACCAACTCTCATAAACCGGATTGTTTCACAGAAGTAAAAAAACTAGTACTATAATTACATTAAAACAAGTCAATATTTATCAAACACACATGAACATCCTAAAGACAAATAACATTTTAAACAAGTGGTATTCGATAGAAGTTACTATTCCACAATGGAACAGCAAACTTGTAAAAGAATCTTGTGAAACATTTTCACAAATCTCTTACAGCACCCTATGTTTGCTATTCAACCCATTTAGAGGAGGAAAAGGCCATTTTTCACAAACCTGGCCAGCATCATGCTCTCTAAACAGGCTGTGATTCCCACACATTTCTGACCAGTATTCTGCCCAACACCCACGCATCCTTATCTCTCCTGAGAGTCTCCCATCAACTCTGCTGCCTCCCCAGATTTGTTATCACTGAGATCCAAGTTTCCCCGAAGGAAATGTGACCCATCAATGGGGTTTTACCACTTCAGTGAAACTCACCAGTTCCCTAACCCAGTGTactaaaaaaaattatatttaatTTACTTATTATTCATAATTGCAACTGAGAAATCCATTAAAAAAAGGCCCCGATCCAAAATTTTCAATTGAAAGTAAAGTGGTGCAGGAATTGTGGAAAGAGATTTAAATTCTAAAGCTATTTATTTGGATCATGGTAAAATTTTTGAGCTTCACAATCAAATAATTTCCAAAGAAAGAAGGATTGATTTTCACCTTTGACAATTGAGATGATAGTACTACAACTGCATGCCACAAAATTGATTAGAAGAAATTCTAACCTAAATAGGTATAATTATCAGAAAGCTATATTGAATTGTGCTGTCTAATGTGGTGAAAACAATTGAAATAGCAACAATATTTAAAGATAACTTTTATGGCATATCATACCTGAAGACCGAATGGTTCAATTTGTTGTATGCTGTGCTTTCATTTTTAGACCTCGTGTTAAAAGCTTTTATGCTTATGTTATGTCTTTTTATGTTGACTGCAAAATGAGTTTGGGCAGTCCTAATCCAGTTCCTCCAACAGAACATTTCCCCCTAAGGCTACTACAAAAAAAAATTACCTGCTTCAGTTGGAGTGTCCTCAGAAGATTAGGGCTGGAATAAATTGTGGAGGCTGAGCTAAATGAGCTTTACACATTTTAGTAGCTAACCATGCTCTACCAGTAACTTGACCAAAAGGTTTTTATTCAATTTCAAAGCATTAATAAGCCTCACTTTGAGTCAATTTGTTTTTTACAAAAAGCAGAATTGAATCAAATAAACAATTTCACCAGCACAATGGGACTGTTCAATGATAAAattaagcatatttaaatgcatttaccgcAGAAAACATACATTTCCAAAATACCTATCCAGCAGTTCCACATAGCGATGGATGATTTCTAGAGTCAGAAGCTCATTGTCTTGTTCCTCTATTGCACAACAGAAATATAAACTAGCAAACCTAAGAGATGGACAAAAACAAAATCCCAGAAACATGATGTTATACGCAGCATCTGAGTTATTGACAGTGAAGTTCTGTTAGCTTTATAATACTGTTCCATTGATGTAATAATGTTTGGGATATTCCAAGGCACTGCTGATTTTTCTATTTGTGAACATTTCATAATCAGTTGTGAACTAGAGGCCTTTAATAAAATACAAGTCGTATACTCCTTTGAAATAACCTTACAATAACTGCGAAAAATCAAATAACAATTTTACTAATTGGGCATTGAattgtaaattttaaaaaaacacagaaaTTTACTTTGATATTATTTACAACAAAATCTTAAGTTTGTATAGTTGTGATTGAAAAGAACTGTAGGAACCATTATTACAGTTGGAAACATGCCTCAAGATTATTACAGACTTGGATAGCCTATTCAAGTTAAAGCAAGCTGTATATTGTGAATGGAAAAGAAAACtcaacatggggcggcacggtggcacagtggttagcactgttgcctcacagcgccagggacctgggttcaattctggccttgggtcactgtctgtgtggagtttgcacactctccctgtgtctgcatgggtttcctccaggtgctccggtttcctcccacagcccaaagatgtgcgagtttggtcgattggtcatgataaattgctccttagtgtcagggggataagcagggtaaatatgtgaggatacgggaataaagcctgggtaggattgtggtcggtacagactcgatgggccgaatggcctccatctgcagtgtagggatgctatgattacaAGTAACTGCATGTTATGAATTACATTTTGGCACAGGACAATAATGTTGGGTTTCTTTTGAGTGGCTTGCATTTGAACACTGCAAGCTTTCAACACCACCTTGAAAAATTTCTCCTGTGCACCATTTCAGTGAAACTATAAACTTACTTACAATTTTTCTACAAAAGAAATTGGTAGGCAGAAcatacatcccatgaataaacacTTTGCCTCACCTttgtagagagaggggaaaaaaaaacaggaatcaaTTTTAAAAAAGGCTCATCATTATCTTTCCTAAGGGCAAAAAATATCATTCTTCAAATCTCAGTTCTCCCTTTATAGGGCCCAAATCCTTTCCCAGATTCTGATTATGGCGATGCATTCTGCCCGACCTCTGACAGTTTTCCCTCAGGCTGAAGCTTCAGTTCGTTATCTTTGTCAAGCCATTCGAAAAGTAATTTTGCCATCACAGAATACTTCAATTTAATGGTTCTCCGACCAAATATAAAGCACTTAAGTGAAATGACACTCTAAACAGAGACTGTACACAAAATAAGTAAAATCTTGAACTGAGTGAGATATTGCCAGAATCTAAGTGCAATGTTCAAAATTGCTGCATGATATAATATCCACGTTTTCAGTAAGAACCCCTTAAATATAGCTGTTCTAGCATATAAATAGAAAATCAACACATGGAACATCTAGTAAAAATCAACAATGTAGAGAGAACTATTTTTCATTGAGATTCTAAATTTGAATCATTCATGAAAAAAGTGATCAGATTCACAGATAATACCAAATTGAGAGGCGAGAATGGCGATAGCTGAATCTAAAGAGGCACACAGATACATTACATAAATGGAAATAACAGTGGAAAATTAAATTTAATGTGAAAAAATGTGAGGGGAAATGGTGAGCgagtaggcagcacagtggcactgtgttagcactgccgcctcacagcaccaggaacccggattcgattcccggcttgggtcactgtccatgtggagtttgcacattctctccgtgtctgcgtgggtttcctccaggtgttccgatttcctcccacagtctgaaagacgtgctggttaggtgcattgacccgaacaggcgccagagtgtggcgactaggggaatttcccagtaacttcattgcagcgttaatgtaagctttacctgtgacactaataaataaactttaaactacttaAAGTATGTGAATGCTGTCAAAAATGGCAAAGATTAGGTctgaaagagatctaggggtgatAAGTGATGGACCAGGTCCTCAATGTGCCCAATGACCACATGGCGATGATAAAGAAAGCAAACAGAATAGTGAATATTTCAGCTAAAGCAGCTGAGTGCAAGTCTGAGAAATGTATGCTTAAATTGTTCAGGACTCTGAATGGCCATGTTACTGAAAGTGTGGTCAGTTCAAAGCACTGAGACCCAACAGGTTTAATGTTACACATTAAACTGTATGGTAAAGGCAAATCTCAACACCATAGTCAGAGAAAGAGGACATCAGGGCTCATTTTCAATGTATGCAATGGTTTAAAATGGGCAATAGCCAATCAGTAACTTGTTTTACATCTCAGTCACTTTTGATTTCAGTTGAACCCAAGCATTGGATGCTAATCATTGCCTAACAACTGAAAAATGGATGACATCACTCCAATTTAACTAATTAAATCTTTTGGACCAGTAAGTGGATGAGTCATTGCTAAAAACCAAATGACAGAAAAATGGGAGCGGCTCAGTGGAGCTGAGGCAGGCTCATTTCCTACCACTGAAATGATATGAGGAATAGGCAGAGGGATGAGAAAAGATCCAGCCACAAAGTCTGCAAATATAAATATCTcactggcatggactggttgggctgaatggcctgtttctcgaCTGGATGTTCACATAATGCAGCAGAACATGAGAACATTTTCGAACAGGTTATCTGCTAGAGTTCAGTGGgtggcacataagaacataagaaataggagcaggagtaggccatctagcccctcgagcctgcctcgccattcaataagatcatggctgatctgaagtggatcagttccacttacccacctgatccctataacccctaattcccttaccgatcaggaatccatctatccgtgatttaaacatattcaacgaggtagccaccaccacttcagtgggcagagaattccagagattcaccaccctctgagagaagaagttctgatcagggccagtgtgatctcctggactcgtttcgatcgcctcagggggtcggagaggaatttcccagattttttttcccccatattggccctggggttttcactctgggttttcacctctccctggagatcacatggtctggaatgggggggtgggggtgagttaataggttgtgatgaacaaagcatcgtagctgtgagggacagctcggtggataggatattaggatgtagataggctggaaaattgggcggggatcctggattcaggattcaatcctggaccggggagcggcgcgggcttggagggccgaagggcctgttcctgtgctgtattgttctttgttctttgttctttgtttgttcctcctcaactctgtcctaaaccgtccCCCCTTtaatttgaggctgtgccctctagttctagtttcctttctaagtggaaagaatctctccatctctaccctatacagccccttcattatcttataggtctctataagatcccccctcagccttctaaattccaacgaatacaaacccaatctgctcagtctctcctcataatcaacacccctcatctctggtatcaacctggtgaaccttctctgcactccctccaaggccaatatatccttccgcaaataaggggaccaatactgcacacagtattccagctgcggcctcaccaatgccctgtacagatgcagcaagacatctctgcttttatattctatcccccttgcgatatagaccaacatcccatttgccttcttgatcacctgttgcacctgcagactgggttttgcgtctcatgcacaaggacccccaggtccctctgcacagcagcatgttgtaatttctttccatttagataataatccaatttgctattatttcttccaaagtgaataacctcgcacttgttaacgttatactccatctgccagatcctcgcccactcactcagcctgtccaaatctctctgcagaccttctatgccctccacacgattcacttttccacttatctttgtgtcgtctgcaaactttgttaccctacactcagtcccctcctccagatcgtctatataactggtaaatagttgaggccccagtaccgatcccttcggcacgccactagttaccatccgccaaccagaaaagcacccatttattctgactctctgcttcctgtcggatagccaatccccaatccacgctaacacccagccccaactccgtgtgacccaatcttcttcagcaaccttttgtgaggcaccttatgaaacgccttttggaaatccaaaaacaccgcatccactggttcccctccgtcaaccgcactagtcacatcttcataaaaatccaacaagttcgtcaagcacgactttcccctcatgaatccatgctgcgtctgcttaatcgaaccattcttatccagatggcctgctatttcttctttaatgatggattccagcattttcccaactacaggcgttaagctaaccggcctgtagttaccagccttttgtctatttccttttttaaacagcggcgtatcTACAGCCCgagtgatacgattcgctagggtccagataaaagctggaataaagacactttgcctggatgcatgaagcattcggaacaaagttatggggagaatgtgcaaactccacacagacagtgacccaaggccggaattgaacccaggtcgctggcattgtgaggcagcaatgcaaaccacagTGTTACCGTGCCATCCGTGGGACAAGACgtttgacaccacccaggacaaagcagccagcagcccaCTTGACCTGCACTCtattcgcaaacattcactctctccaccactgactcaTGATGGTAGCCATGTGTACcttcgacaagatgcactgtaggaacacaCCAAGGCTCCTCATACAGGAActaccaaacccacaaccactaccatctagaaagacaagggcagcaaacacatgggaacaccaccacttggaagttccttTTTAAGCaactcatcctgacttggaaatgtatcactgttccttcactggcattgggtcaaaatcccagaactcctcCCCAACCATTACAATTACCTCAATTTGGGATTAGCTAGGAGCCCCTCTGCTTCAAAACCCATTACAGccctggtccaaacatggacaaaagaataaaattccagaggtgaggtcaatgactgcccttgacatcagctGACATTTAACTGAGTTTGCTGTCAGGGATACCTGGTTAAGCTGAAAGATGGGTGTATATCTACACCTCAGCGActatagcagttcaagaagacagctcaccaaggGCAACTACGATGGGTAAGAAATGCTGGCCAATTAGCACATCCACAGCTCGTATATGAATAAAAAGTTGGGTGATGATATGGAGATAGAAACTTCTTCTAGGACATTCTGAGCCGTACTTTCCCAGAAACATGGAATGCAGCATCCCTCAGAGAGTTCTGTCAAAGTGGAgtagagtgtgggggtggggggatgccaGGACATGCCCCTTTTTCTTTTAATGGCACGTTTAGGGGTCTGGTTTGAATATTGATGGATGGATAAGTGAATTGGTAAGGGCAGGTGATAGTCAGGTTGGGAGAGCTGTTATGTCATTAAGGGGTAGTCCAGGGGTTCAGTGCGAGTgattatgtgggggtgggggtgggtcttTTCTGTAGTTGTCCATGAGTTAGACAAGGTTTTAATTTAACATTTCCTGGATAATCAAGTGAATTCGAACTGTCCAAAATTCTCCTACTCCAACTCAAGAGTCAAGACATTTGCAGAGGGTCCCAGGAAGCAGggaaattgcccatcagaagttgaaacttccaGGGCAATTCCCATGTAGTTGAGCATGTCAGAACTTTCATAGTGTCCTGACGTGCATCTGCTAATGGGCCAGAGACCGGACGATTTGGGCCAAGGTTTTGAGTTCAAGCCTGAAGATCAAAATGAAAGCTCCAGTgacgtattgagggagtgctgcactgacagaggtgaAGTCTTTTGGacgagatgttaaattgaggccctATCTGCcgactcaggtggatgtaaaacaaCCCATGGCataattttgaagaagagcaggaaagTTGTCCTCTgtcacgaagcaagtgtggaatacaaggaaagtagaaagaaacttaagcaaggagtaaggagggctaaaaggggtcatgaaaagtcattggccagcagggttaagaaaaatcccaaggctttttatacatatatataaagagcaagagggtagccagggagagggttgacccactcaaggacaggggagggaatctgtgtgtggagccagaggaaatgggcaaggtattaaatgagtactttgcgtcactattcaccaaagagaaggacttggtggatgatgagtctgggaaagggtgtgtagatagcttgagtcatgttgagatcaaaaaggaggagttattggggttcttgagaaacattaagatagacaagccaccagggcctgatggggtataccccagaatactgaaagaagcaagggaggaaattgctggggccttgagagaaatctttgtatcctcactggctccaggggaggtcccagaggattggagaatagccaatgttgttcctttgtttaagaatggtagcaagaataagccaggtaattacaggccggtgagcctgacgtcagtggtagggaaattattggagagaattcttcaagacaggatttactcccacttggaaataagtggacatattagcgagaggcaacatggttttgtgaaggggaggtcgtgcctcactaacttgatcgagtttttcgaggaagtgacgaagatgattgatgaggatagggcagtggatgttgtctgcatggacttcagtaaggcctttgacaaggtctctcatggcagactggtgcagaaggtgaaattgcttgggattagaggtgagctagcaaggtggatacagaactggctcgatcataaaagacagagggtagcagtggaaggatgcatttctgaagGGAGCGTTGTGACAAGTGGcgatcctcagggatcagtgctgggacctttgctgtttgtaatatatatataaatgatttggagaaaaatgtaaatggtttgattagtaagcttgtggacgacacaaagggtggatttgcggatagcgatgaggaccatcagaggatatagcagaacatagatcagttggagactcgggcggagagatggcagatggagtttaatccggacaaatgtgaggtaatgcattttggaaggtctagtacagatagaaaatatacagtaaatggcagaacccgtaagagtattgataggcagagggatctgggtgtacaggtgtacgggtcattgaaagtggtaacgcaggtggggaaggtagttaagaaggcatacggcatgcttgccttcattggccggggcagtgaattttaaaattggcaaatcatgttgcagctttatagaaccttagttcggccgcacttgtgatatagtgttcaattctggtcgccacactgccagaaggatgtggaggctttggagagacagtatagaaaagatttaccaggatgttgcctggtatggagggcattagctacgaggaggggttggagaaatttggtttgttcccactggaacgacggaggtggagaggcgacctgatagaagtctacaagattatgaggggcataggcagagtggatagtcagaagctttttcccagggtggaagagtcaattattagggggcatagatttaaggtgcgaggggcaaggtttaaagatgtacaaggcaagttttatttacacagagggtggtgggtgcctggaactcactgctgggggaggcagtggaagcagatacgatattgacatttaaggggcgtcttgacaaatacatgaataggatgggaatggagggatacggtccccagaagggtagggggttttagttcagttgggcagcatggtcggcgcaggcttggagggccgaagggcctgttcctgtgctgtaattttctttgttcatactATTTATCCTTCTCTGAATATGACAAAACAGCTGATCTGGTCACTATCTCAATGCTCCATGCAAAGTGACtgtcacattttccacattacaacagtgactacactttagaaGGCACTTCAATGGCTCTAAGCATTTTAGGGTGGCCcgaggctgtgaaaggtgctatctaaatacAATGGGAGGTGGTCTTTGTTTATATTTTGTGATTGATGATTAGAGATTAAAGTCTGATTTTTGTATAGAGGGAGGGTGTTGTTGGTTTGAGCTGCTGAAAATCCTAATCATGATTTGTCCTGAAGTAGGCTTTAAAATCATTCCTTTTCTTTTCCAATTCATCGAAAGGAGTGCAAGCAAAACACAGCAAATGAAAACTCACCGTTCATCTGGAATACTGGCATCGCAGAACAACAGATGGAAAGGCATACAATAAAAATTCAGTAAGATGCCATGGAAAATTATTGAAGGGAAGCAGGGACCCATAAACTCTATTTTGGAATAGTCATTCTGAACTAAAATAtaagaaaataaaagcaaaatactgcagacgctggaaacccaaataaaaacagaaaatgctggaaagactccacAGGCCTGGCagtatcaatggagagagaagcacagttaacattttgagtctgtatgattcTACTGCAGAGCTTGAGtcacatgggctggaattctccaacctcacccagaactgggattatccagtcccgctgctctgaacggagatttgactgagcgccaaattctccattctcgctggcagcggaggCAGGGGTGTgccagaccggagaattccggccatggtcttgaaacattaactctatttctttctccccctctctctccacggatgctgccagacctgcaga of Mustelus asterias chromosome 3, sMusAst1.hap1.1, whole genome shotgun sequence contains these proteins:
- the LOC144491205 gene encoding AP-1 complex subunit sigma-3-like isoform X1; the protein is MMRFMLLFSRQGKLRLQKWYTTMPDKEKKKITRELIQIVLTRQPRMCSFVEWRDLKLIYKRFASLYFCCAIEEQDNELLTLEIIHRYVELLDRYFGNVCELDIIFNFEKAYFILDEFLIGGELQDTSKQSIPKAIEEADMLQETMEEYMAKPTF
- the LOC144491205 gene encoding AP-1 complex subunit sigma-3-like isoform X3, producing MRFMLLFSRQGKLRLQKWYTTMPDKEKKKITRELIQIVLTRQPRMCSFVEWRDLKLIYKRFASLYFCCAIEEQDNELLTLEIIHRYVELLDRYFGNVCELDIIFNFEKAYFILDEFLIGGELQDTSKQSIPKAIEEADMLQETMEEYMAKPTF